The proteins below are encoded in one region of Vanessa tameamea isolate UH-Manoa-2023 chromosome Z, ilVanTame1 primary haplotype, whole genome shotgun sequence:
- the LOC113396376 gene encoding uncharacterized protein LOC113396376, whose protein sequence is MYHPDLLDGRHDTKVRPGMLCLGPAREEKPSFACLAVPGAPLVVKAKLAGILSWGFGCGYLHDLPLVYTSVQYYTMWIAQNIISFRKLSMKNFSQLFQATKSCIILEWLVKNRVSKPPYHQHGVSYRELQMLELDRELSKIQGDLYDIRDFINEEELRSKKQLMYRLIKEEQIKNKTKDMEKIVLKQQLKIKTYPFISNKSLLDFNIKYDDYNNSDDD, encoded by the exons ATGTACCATCCAGATTTATTAGAtggtagg CATGATACGAAAGTGCGGCCAGGGATGTTATGTCTGGGTCCGGCTCGAGAAGAGAAACCGTCTTTTGCATGTTTAGCTGTTCCCGGGGCCCCACTCGTGGTGAAAGCCAAATTGGCCGGTATTTTGTCCTGGGGGTTTGGTTGCGGCTACCTTCACGATCTTCCACTTGTATACACAAGTGttcaatattatacaat gtggATAGCACAGAATATAATATCGTTTCGCAAGCTATCCATGAAAAACTTTTCTCAACTGTTCCAAGCAACAAAGTCCTGCATAATATTGGAATGGTTGGTAAAGAATAGAGTTTCGAAACCGCCTTATCATCAACATGGTGTCAGCTACAGAGAGCTGCAAATGTTAGAACTGGACCGCGAACTTTCCAAGATACAAGGTGATCTGTACGATATTAGAGACTTTATTAATGAAGAAGAACTGCGTTCAAAGAAACAACTAATGTATCGACTAATAAAGGaggaacaaattaaaaataaaacgaaagatATGGAAAAAATTGTTCTAAAGCAgcagttgaaaataaaaacgtacCCATTCATAAGTAATAAATCCTTACtagattttaatatcaaatatgacGATTACAATAATTCTGATGATGATTAG